Genomic segment of Streptomyces zhihengii:
CGAGGGCGCCGTCCTCCGGGGCGGGGATGAGCTGGATCTGCGGCGCGGAGGGCTTCTCCTCGCCGGGCCGCTGGGGCTTCCGTGCGGCGGGGGCGGGCCGCGGCGCGGAGGGTGCGGGCCGGGCCGGGCCGGGGCCCGGGTGTCCGGGACGCGGGGAGGCCGCGGAACGCGGACCGGGTACGGGACGGGGGGTCGGCGCGGTGCGGCCTGCGGCCGGAGTGACGCGGGGACCCTGGGCGCTCTCGTGAATCTGAGGCTCCTCGGGGATGAGAGGCATGAGTGGATGTCTATCAAATGCCGGTGCGCGGGGCACCGGCGGGTGGGCACACAAGTGCGAGTGGCTGCCGGGCGGCGTGCGGTTCAGAAGTCGAAGCCGAGCTGGCCCCCGCTTTCCAGTGCCGCCGCCTCCGGGGTGAGCCGGACCTTCTTCAGGTGCCGCCACCGCGGCAGCCCGTCGAGATACGCCCAGCTGAGCCGGTGGTGCGGGGTGGGCCCCAGCTCCGCGAGCGCCGCCTTGTGGACGGGCGAGGGGTACCCCGCGTTCTCGGCGAAGCCGAAGACGGAGAACTCGCCCTGCAGTTCGGCCATCATGGCGTCCCTGCGCACCTTGGCGATCACGGAGGCCGCCGCCACGGCCACGCAGGACTGGTCGCCCTTGATCACCGTGCGCACCTGCCACGGCACGCCGAGGTAGTCGTGCTTGCCGTCGAGGATGACCGCGTCGGGACGGACGGGCAGGGCGTCCAGCGCACGAACGGCGGCGAGCCGCAGCGCGGCCGTCATGCCGAGTTCGTCGATCTCCTCGGGTGAGGAGTGCCCGAGGGCGTACGCGGTGACCCAGGACTCCAGATGGTCCGCGAGTTCGGTGCGCCGCTTCGGGGTGATCAGCTTGGAGTCGGTGAGACCTGGGGGCGGGCGGCGCAGTCCGGTGATCGCCGCGCAGACGGTCACCGGTCCGGCCCAGGCCCCCCGGCCCACTTCGTCGACACCTGCGACGATCCTGGCTCCGGTGGTGGCCCGGATCGATCGCTCGACTGTGTGGGTGGGTGGTTCGTACGGCATGGCGCCAGCAAGGGTACGCCGCCGGGGACGGCGGGCGACACCCGGATTCCGTCACGACTTCGACAGCCCCGCGCCGGGCGGCGCACCCCGGCGGGCGGGAACGGGCCGTCAGCCGTCCGCGGTGCGCAGCAGGGGGACCATCACACGGTCCACCATCTCGGCGAGATCCTGGTCCGGCCATTCGCTTCCGCATACCTTGCTGCGGTACATCAGCAGCCCGGGGACCACGTCGAAGACCAGCTCGCAGACGGCGTCCGCCCGCACGTCGCCGCGCCGTACGCCGCGTTTCACCACGTCCCGGAAGAGCCGGGTGGACGGGTCGATCACCCGGCTCACGATGACGCCCTGGAAGCGCTCGGCGGAGGCGGCGTCGCATTCGTGAAGCACGGCCCGCAGGGCCAGCCCCGACCGGGAGAACATCGCGTCGCGCACGTCCCGGCACACCTGGTACAGGTCCTCCCGGATGCAGCCGCGGTCGGCGGCCTCGTCCAGCACGGGGATGCCGGCCTTGAGGGCGTCCACGACCAGGTCCTCCTTGGAGGGCCAGCGGCGGTACACGGCCGCCTTGCCGGTCTGGGCCGCGGCGGCGACCCCCTCCATGGTGAGGCCGCTCCAGCCCACGGTGCTCAGCTGCTCCAGGGCGGCTTCCAGAATGGCGCGCTCCAGCACGGGTCCGCGCCGGCGCAGCGGCGCCGGCGGGGGCTGCCCGGCAGGAGCCCAGCGCGAAGTGACCATGACCATCTCTCCGTTGGGGACTGCGGACGACAGTGAACGCTTGCGTTCACTGTCGGGGTTTCTCTACGGTTGACCGGCGAGAGTGAACGGATGCGTTCACTAACTTTCCTGTGGGGGATACGACGTGACTGCCTCTCAGTTAGCGGTGCAGGCCAGAAGTCCGGGAGCGGCCGGACGACCGGGACGACCAGGTGTCGCGCTCGCGGTGATCGCGACACTCCAGCTCATGGTGGTCCTCGATTCGACGATTGTGAATATCGCGCTCCCCCACATCCAGGGTGCGCTCGACTTCACCACCACCCAGCTCTCCTGGGTGATCAACGCCTACACCCTCACCTTCGGCGGCCTGCTGCTGCTCGGCGGCCGGGCGGGCGACATCCTCGGACGCCGCCGGGTCTTCGTCTCCGGTGTCGTGCTGTTCACCGTCGCCTCGCTGCTGTGCGGCATCGCCCAGGAGCCGTGGCAGATGCTCGCGGCCCGCGCGCTCCAGGGGGTCGGCGGCGCCATCGCCTCGCCGACCGCCCTCGCCCTGATCACGACCACCTTCGAGGAGGGCCCCGAGCGCAACCGCGCCTTCGGCATCTTCGCCGCGGTCTCGGCCAGCGGCGCCGCCATCGGTCTGCTGGCCGGCGGCATGCTGACCGAATGGCTCGACTGGCGCTGGGTGTTCTACGTGAACCTGCCGATCGGCGCCGCGATCGTCGTCCTCGCGCCGATGTTCATCAACGAGTCCGAGAAGGGCGCGGGCCGCTTCGACGTGCTGGGCGCGCTCACCTCGACGCTCGGCATGGCCTCGCTGGTCTACGGCTTCATCCGTGCCTCCGAGGCCGGCTGGCGGGACGGCCTCACCCTCGGCGCCTTCGGCGCGGCCGTCGTCCTGCTGGCCGGCTTCGTGCTGGTCGAGCGACGGGCGGCGGACCCCATCACCCCGCTGCGGATGTTCGCGGACCGCAACCGTTCCGGCACGTACCTGATCATGATGAGCCTCGCCGCGGCGATGTTCGGGATGTTCTTCTTCATCGTGCTCTTCGTCCAGAACGTGCTGGGCTACAGCCCGATCGCCTCCGGGCTGGCGTTCCTCCCGGTGACGGTGATGATCGTCGTCGCCTCCGGGCTCTCCTCCCTGCTGCTGCCCGTGCTCGGCCCGAAGCCGTTCCTGGTGACGGGCGCCGTGCTGACGGGGTCGGGGATGGCCTGGCTGACGTTGATGTCCCCCGACAGCTCCTACGCGGGCGGCATCCTCGGCCCGATGCTGCTCTTCGGGTTCGGCATGGGGCTGGTGTTCGTGACGGCGACGCTGACCGCGGTCTCGGGTGTGGCCGGGCACGAGTCGGGAGCGGCCTCCAGTCTGCTGAACGCGACCCAGATGGTCGGCGGCTCGCTGGGGCTGTCGATCCTCATGACGCTGTTCGGCACGGCCGGCCGCGAGGAGGCCGAACGGCAGCTCCCGTCGTTCCTGGCGGAGGCGACCCCCGCCCAGAAGGAGGCCTTCGCGACGACGGGCGAGCTGCCCGCCCCGTGGGGCCACCAGGTGCTGACGGAGGGCATCTCCACGGCCTTCTGGGCCGGCGTGGCCCTGGTGGCCGTCGCCGCCGTGACGGCCCTGGTCGTGATCCGGGTGCGCAGGAGCGACCTGGAGGCGCTGAGCGGCACGGCGGGCCCGGGCGGTCACGCCGGCTGACCTCCTCCGTGACGGGCCGTGCGGCCCGCCGCGGTACGGGCCGTGCGGGGGGCGGTCCGTACCGCGGCGGGTCCGGGGCTCAGGCGGCCGGGGCCCCGGGGAGCCAGTCCGGCAGTGCCTCGGTGCGCTCCAGCCACGCGGCGGGCGGGCGGCCCCCGGCGGCCGCCACCACACCGCAGGCGATCGCGCAGGTGGTGTCGACGTCGCCGCCGACCTGCGCGGTGGTCCAGAAGGTCTGCTCGAAGTCGCCGAGCGAGCGGGCCGCCGACCAGAGCGCGAACGGCACGGTGTCGTGGGCGCTGGTGCGCCGCCCGCTGCCGAGGACCGCGGCGACCGTGCCCGCGTCCCCGTAGTCGAGCATGTCCCGGGCCCGGCGCAGCCCGGCGCCCACCGCACTGCGGGGCACCAGGGCGACCACGCCGTCGAGCAGTTCCCCGGGGCCCGGTGTGCCCGCCGGGTTCGCGGCGAGCGCCGCCGCGGCGGCCACGGCCATCGCGCCCACGACCGCCTCGCGGTGCTGGTGGGTGGTGTAGGAGGAGATCTCGGCCTGGTGGGTCGCCTGCTCCGGGTCGTCCGCGTACCAGGCGCCGAGCGGCGCGATCCGCATCGCCGAGCCGTTGCCCCAGGACCCCTGGCCGTTGAAGAGTCCGGAGGCGAGCACCCGCCAGTCGTCCCCTTCCCGGACCAGGCGCAGCAGCCGGTTGACCGCCGGCCCGTAGCCGCGGTCGAAGTCGTGGTGCTCGGCGAACGACAGGGCGAGGGCGTCCTGGTCGACCCGGCCGTGGCGGGCGAGCACGGCCAGTACGGAGCAGGCCATCTCGGTGTCGTCGGTCCACTGCCACGGGGACGGCGGCAGTTCACGCCGTTTGAGCAGGGGATAGTGCGAAGGAACGAAGAACTGGGAGCCCAGTGCGTCTCCCACGGACAGTCCGCGCAGGCTGTCCAGGGCGCGTGCGAAGCGCCGCTCGGATGAGGAATCAGCGGTCATCTTCCCGCCACTCTAGCCGGTGGCCCCGTACGGCTCCGGGGTCCGCCACCGCTCGAAGGGCCGGTCCAGCGCGTAGCGGCCGTGGCTCTGGAGCTCCAGCACCCGCGTCTCACCGTTGTCCGGATTGGACAGCGACTCGAATTCGGCCACGGACCAGTGGAACCAGCGCATGCAGAACAGCCGCATGGTGAGTCCGTGGGTGACCAGCAGCACGTTCGGCGGGTGGTCGGGCGACTCGAAGGAGCGGTGCAGGCTCTCCAGGAACGCCCCGACCCGGTCGTAGACGTCCGCCCCGGACTCGCCCTGCGCGAAGCGGTAGAAGAAGTGCCCGTAGGCGTCCCGGTACGCCTTCTGCAGGCGTACGTCCTCGCGGTCCTGCCAGTTGCCCCAGTCCTGCTCCCGCAGCCGGGGCTCCTCGCGGACCCGTACCCGGTCCGGGGCGAGGCCGAAGGCGCGGAACGTCTGGTGGGTGCGGCGGTAGGGGGAGATGTAGACGCTGACCCGCTCGTCGCCGAAGAGTTCGCGCAGCCGGCCGCCGGTCTCCGCGGCCTGCTCCTGTCCCCGGCCGGTCAGCCGGAGCGCGTGGTCCGGCTCGCGTTCGTAGACCGTGTCGTCGGCGTTGCCCACCGATTCCCCGTGCCGGACAAGGACGATGCGTCGCGGTCGTGCCATACCCCGACCTTAGGGCCTCGCATCCGGATCACGCCGGGCGCACCCCTGCGCCGCGGTGTCCGCTCCCGCGGGCGGGCGCGCTGGTCAGACCGTCCAGGAGGGTTCGAGCTCCACCACGTCCCCGGCCAGGGCGGTGACATCGGCCTCCGTCTGGGCCCGCAGCAGCAGCCGCTCGATGCGTTCCGTGCGGTACTTGCCGTGCTCGCCCGCGGACGCCCACATCGACATGATCAGGAACTCGTTGCCCGGGGCCTCTCCGAACACCCCGCGCACCATTCCGGGAGAACCGGCCATCGCCGGGTTCCACACCTTCTCCTGCATCAGCGAGAAGTGCTCCACCCGTTCGTCGCGGACCCGGCAGTGCGCGACGCGCAGCACGTCCGCGTCGGTGAACCGGGGCTCGAAGCCGGTCTTCACGTCGAAGCGGTAGTCGAACAGCTTGGTCTGGATGTCCTTGTACGTGCCCGACTGCCCGGCGGCGAGCCGGTCGTGGGACCGGGCCATGAAGGAGTCGTAGAAGGGACGGCTCTCCCAGAACGCAACGACATGGGCGACATTCGGCCGTATCCGGCTCCAGCCGCCGCCCTGCCCGCGGAATCCCGGCTCACCCGGGAGCCCCGCCCACTTCCGCTGCCCCCGCTCGAAACCGCGTCGGTCGACGACGGTGCAGCGAATCCACTTGACCAGCACCGCGCCATCGTACGGCGCGGAACGTGGCGCCGGTCACTGTCCCGCGGGACCCGCCCCGGTGTGCGACGGTGCGCCGGGCATGCGCCAGGGGCACCGTGCGGACGCCCCACCGGTGTCCGGCACCCCGAGGCGCCGAAGCCGCCGGATCCGCCCGATCCGCTGTCCGCGCGGCCCGGCCGCCGGGACAATGATCTCCATGACGGCTCTGCACTCCCATCCGCTGTTCTCCCGGCTCGAGTCGGCCCGGCGCGTCCTGGTGGCGGGCGCCGGCGGCGGGTTCGACGTCTACGCGGGTCTGCCGGTGGCCCTGTCCCTGATGCACCAGGGCAAGGACGTCACCCTCGCCAATCTGACCTTCAGCGCCGTCGAGGGACTGCCGCTGGACGCGTGGCTCGCCCCGGACGTCGCCCGGGTGACTCCCGGGACCTCCCTCCACCAGAGCTACTTCCCCGAGCGCACCCTCGCCTCCTGGCTGGAACTGCACGGCTACCCGAGCACCGTCCACGCGTTCGCGCGGGTCGGTGTGCAGCCGCTGCGCGCCGCCTACCGCGCGCTGATCGAGGCGCACGACATCGAGGCCGTGGTGCTCGTCGACGGCGGCACCGACATCCTGATGCGCGGCGACGAGACGGGGCTGGGCACGCCGGAGGAGGACATGACGAGCGTCGCCGCCCTGGCCGGAATCGAGCTGCCGGAGCGCCTGGTGGTCTCCGTGGGGTTCGGCGTCGACGCCTACCACGGGGTCAGTCACGGCCTCGTGCTGGAGAACATCGCGGCGCTGGAGACCGAGGGTGCCTACCTGGGCGCGTTCTCGGTGTCCCGGACCACCCGGGAGGGCGCGCTGTTCCTCGACGCGGTGGCGCACGCCCAGGCGCACACGCCCGACCACCCCAGCATCGTCAACGGTTCGATCGCCGCGGCGGTGCGCGGGCTGTTCGGCGACATCCAGTTCACCACGCGTACCCGCGGCAGCGAGCTGTTCATCAACCCGCTGATGTCCCTGTGCTTCACCTTCGAACTGGAGGGGATAGCGCGCCGCTGCCTCTATCTGGACCGCATCGAGGACACCCATCTGATGCGCCAGGTCAGCAGCGCGATCGCGGAGTTCCGCGACGGGGTCGCCGCACCCCGGCCGCCTCGCCGCATCCCGCACTGAGCGGATACGGTCGACCTTCGAGCCTTCAACACACAAGGCGAGCAAGCCAGTTACGGGGAGGAGATCCGGTGAGCAGCAGCCTCAGCAAGGGCGTCCGGAAGGCCGAGGTGTCGCTGAAATGGGACCCGAGCCCGCTGGGCGAGGCGGCCCATGACCTCGATCTGGTCGCGGCGACGTACGAGGGGCAGGGCCCGGGCGGCGCGCCCGCCTACGCCGTGCACTTCGACAGCCGGTCGCCGGACGGGACGATCACCCTGACCCGCGACAGCAGGACCGGGCAGGGGTTCGGCGCCGACGAGGTCATGACGCTGGAGTTCGAGCGGCTGGCGCCCGTGTACCAGCGGGTCGTGGTCGGCGTGGTCATCCAGCAGGGTTCCGGGCGCCGCACGTTCGGCGACATACGGAACGTCTCGGCGCGGATCGCGGAGGGTTACACGGAGCTCGCGGCGACCGACTTCGCGGGCGTCGCCGGCAGCACCGCGGCGGTGCTGTGCGAGTTCCGCCGGGACGCGGCGGGAGCCTGGCAGCTGACCGGCGGGCCGCGTGGCTTCGACGCGGATCCGGAGTCGTTCCTCGGCCTGATGGGCGGCTGATCCGAGACCGGACCGCCCGCCCGTACGGACGCCGGAGGGCGGCGGAGCTGTTTCCCGTTCCGCCGCCCTCCGGGGGTTCACACCCTGACGGTGCCCGTGATCAGCTGCAGCCGCTGGTCGAGCCGCAGCCCTCGCAGATGTAGCAGGAGCCGGCCCGCTGCATCTTCGTCCCGCAGGAGAAGCAGAGCGGGGCGTCGGCGCTGATGCCGAGCTGCATCTCGACCAGTTCGGCCGAGGTGTGCGCCTGCTTCGGGGCCGGGACCTCGGCCACCGGGGCGGCGACGGCCTTCAGCTCCTGCTGGAGCGGCGCCGACTGGGCCAGGCCCTCCACGTCGAGCTCGTCCTCCGACGGCTCGTAGGAACCGGTCTCCAGGTGGCGCTGACGCTCCTCGGCCGAGTGGATGCCGAGCGCGGAGCGCGTCTCGAAGGGCAGGAAGTCCAGCGCCAGGCGGCGGAAGATGTAGTCGACGATCGACTGCGCCATCCGCACGTCCGGGTCGTCCGTCATACCGGCCGGCTCGAAGCGCATGTTGGTGAACTTCGAGACGTAGGTCTCCAGCGGCACGCCGTACTGGAGGCCGACCGACACGGCGATCGAGAAGGCGTCCATCATGCCCGCGAGGGTGGAGCCCTGCTTCGACA
This window contains:
- a CDS encoding DUF1152 domain-containing protein, whose amino-acid sequence is MTALHSHPLFSRLESARRVLVAGAGGGFDVYAGLPVALSLMHQGKDVTLANLTFSAVEGLPLDAWLAPDVARVTPGTSLHQSYFPERTLASWLELHGYPSTVHAFARVGVQPLRAAYRALIEAHDIEAVVLVDGGTDILMRGDETGLGTPEEDMTSVAALAGIELPERLVVSVGFGVDAYHGVSHGLVLENIAALETEGAYLGAFSVSRTTREGALFLDAVAHAQAHTPDHPSIVNGSIAAAVRGLFGDIQFTTRTRGSELFINPLMSLCFTFELEGIARRCLYLDRIEDTHLMRQVSSAIAEFRDGVAAPRPPRRIPH
- a CDS encoding ribonuclease HII, with protein sequence MPYEPPTHTVERSIRATTGARIVAGVDEVGRGAWAGPVTVCAAITGLRRPPPGLTDSKLITPKRRTELADHLESWVTAYALGHSSPEEIDELGMTAALRLAAVRALDALPVRPDAVILDGKHDYLGVPWQVRTVIKGDQSCVAVAAASVIAKVRRDAMMAELQGEFSVFGFAENAGYPSPVHKAALAELGPTPHHRLSWAYLDGLPRWRHLKKVRLTPEAAALESGGQLGFDF
- a CDS encoding MFS transporter, with protein sequence MTASQLAVQARSPGAAGRPGRPGVALAVIATLQLMVVLDSTIVNIALPHIQGALDFTTTQLSWVINAYTLTFGGLLLLGGRAGDILGRRRVFVSGVVLFTVASLLCGIAQEPWQMLAARALQGVGGAIASPTALALITTTFEEGPERNRAFGIFAAVSASGAAIGLLAGGMLTEWLDWRWVFYVNLPIGAAIVVLAPMFINESEKGAGRFDVLGALTSTLGMASLVYGFIRASEAGWRDGLTLGAFGAAVVLLAGFVLVERRAADPITPLRMFADRNRSGTYLIMMSLAAAMFGMFFFIVLFVQNVLGYSPIASGLAFLPVTVMIVVASGLSSLLLPVLGPKPFLVTGAVLTGSGMAWLTLMSPDSSYAGGILGPMLLFGFGMGLVFVTATLTAVSGVAGHESGAASSLLNATQMVGGSLGLSILMTLFGTAGREEAERQLPSFLAEATPAQKEAFATTGELPAPWGHQVLTEGISTAFWAGVALVAVAAVTALVVIRVRRSDLEALSGTAGPGGHAG
- a CDS encoding TerD family protein gives rise to the protein MSSSLSKGVRKAEVSLKWDPSPLGEAAHDLDLVAATYEGQGPGGAPAYAVHFDSRSPDGTITLTRDSRTGQGFGADEVMTLEFERLAPVYQRVVVGVVIQQGSGRRTFGDIRNVSARIAEGYTELAATDFAGVAGSTAAVLCEFRRDAAGAWQLTGGPRGFDADPESFLGLMGG
- a CDS encoding histidine phosphatase family protein is translated as MARPRRIVLVRHGESVGNADDTVYEREPDHALRLTGRGQEQAAETGGRLRELFGDERVSVYISPYRRTHQTFRAFGLAPDRVRVREEPRLREQDWGNWQDREDVRLQKAYRDAYGHFFYRFAQGESGADVYDRVGAFLESLHRSFESPDHPPNVLLVTHGLTMRLFCMRWFHWSVAEFESLSNPDNGETRVLELQSHGRYALDRPFERWRTPEPYGATG
- a CDS encoding TetR/AcrR family transcriptional regulator; the protein is MVTSRWAPAGQPPPAPLRRRGPVLERAILEAALEQLSTVGWSGLTMEGVAAAAQTGKAAVYRRWPSKEDLVVDALKAGIPVLDEAADRGCIREDLYQVCRDVRDAMFSRSGLALRAVLHECDAASAERFQGVIVSRVIDPSTRLFRDVVKRGVRRGDVRADAVCELVFDVVPGLLMYRSKVCGSEWPDQDLAEMVDRVMVPLLRTADG
- a CDS encoding ADP-ribosylglycohydrolase family protein, with the protein product MTADSSSERRFARALDSLRGLSVGDALGSQFFVPSHYPLLKRRELPPSPWQWTDDTEMACSVLAVLARHGRVDQDALALSFAEHHDFDRGYGPAVNRLLRLVREGDDWRVLASGLFNGQGSWGNGSAMRIAPLGAWYADDPEQATHQAEISSYTTHQHREAVVGAMAVAAAAALAANPAGTPGPGELLDGVVALVPRSAVGAGLRRARDMLDYGDAGTVAAVLGSGRRTSAHDTVPFALWSAARSLGDFEQTFWTTAQVGGDVDTTCAIACGVVAAAGGRPPAAWLERTEALPDWLPGAPAA
- a CDS encoding YdbC family protein codes for the protein MLVKWIRCTVVDRRGFERGQRKWAGLPGEPGFRGQGGGWSRIRPNVAHVVAFWESRPFYDSFMARSHDRLAAGQSGTYKDIQTKLFDYRFDVKTGFEPRFTDADVLRVAHCRVRDERVEHFSLMQEKVWNPAMAGSPGMVRGVFGEAPGNEFLIMSMWASAGEHGKYRTERIERLLLRAQTEADVTALAGDVVELEPSWTV